From one Nonomuraea polychroma genomic stretch:
- a CDS encoding type II toxin-antitoxin system CcdA family antitoxin, with translation MADTTRITVTLPSDQVAELRKLTDNVSAYVAEAVARQLRHQLLGADLLRHQEEHGEFTEEELAQARSRIFGAADPGGSAGAA, from the coding sequence ATGGCGGATACGACACGTATCACGGTGACACTGCCGAGTGACCAGGTCGCCGAACTCAGGAAGCTCACTGACAACGTCTCCGCCTATGTCGCAGAGGCGGTGGCACGCCAGCTGCGGCACCAACTCCTCGGCGCCGACCTGCTGCGTCACCAGGAGGAGCACGGGGAGTTCACCGAGGAGGAGCTGGCTCAGGCTCGTTCCAGGATCTTCGGGGCGGCGGATCCCGGGGGTTCGGCGGGTGCGGCGTGA